From the genome of Xylocopilactobacillus apis:
AAATCCCATTTCTGCAAATAATGCGATATCTTCTTTAAAATGATGATAATGATCGATGCCAATATGATTTGGATAAAAATATTTGTCTTCATGAACTTTAAAATCAAAATCAGGACTATTTACGACGTCCATTCTTTCTTTACCGCCAGGCAAAACATCCGGCAAAGATAATCCTTTGCCGCCTTCTTGATAAGCGCCTTCCAACTGATTTGCCGCTGTCGCACCACCCCATAAAAAATCTTTAGGAAATTCTTTTCCCATTATTTACCTCCGTTAGTTATTTAATTGTATACATTAATACTATATCATCTGAGACCGGTTTCTCATCAAGCAGTGTTATTTCACTAAAATCGCCTGTATTTGTGATAACGATTGGTGTAGTGACCTCATAACCTGCTTTTTTAATTGCCTCTAAATCTACATCCATCAATAGCTGACCCTTTTTCACCCGATCTCCATCTTTAATATGAGATGTAAAAGGTTTTCCTTCTAAATTAACTGTATCAAGTCCAATATGGATTAATAACTCAACGCCAGTATCACTTTTTAACCCAATCGCATGTTTCGTAGGAAAAACTGTAACGACTTCACCATCAAAAGGTGCTACGACTTTTCCGTTATTAGGAACTATCGCAACTCCGTCACCTAAAAGTTTCTTTGAAAAAGTTTGGTCAGAAACTTCCGTTAAATTTACTAAATCACCTGTAAGCGGTGCATAAATTTTTGTTGTAGCCGTTGGTAAGGCTTCTTTTTTTGAATCAACCGTCGGAGTTGACGCACTTTCTGGATCATCATCAAAACCAAAAATAAGAGTCAGAACAAATGTGATTATAAATGATGCAACCAGTACAATTATTGCATTAATTAAATTGCTGCTATTAGTTTTACTAACGAACTGTGGCAAGGACACAATCGACGGTACCGCAAAGGCGTAAGATTTTAAATTAACAATTCCCATAAATAGTCCCGTAATACCACCCGAGACCATTGCAGCATATAGCGGCCTTTTGTATTTCAAAGTTATACCGTAAAGAGATGGTTCAGTAACTCCTGCCACAAGTGCCGAAATACTTGCAGCTGTTGCCACTTGTTTTGTATTTTTGTTCTTAGTTTTAAAAGCAACTGCTAAACTAGCTGCCCCTTGAGCAATATTAGCTGCTAACATTGCAGGTAATATTAATGAATCAGGTGTTGCAACGGAAGCTGCTAAGAAAATTGGTGAAAATGCCCAATGCATTCCAGTCATAACGATTAAAGGCATGAATGCTGCCATCAACGGCATTGCGAGCCAACTAGCTTTACTTTGAATGAATAAGATAATATCAGATAAAAGCTTTCCAGCATAAGTTCCAATCGGTCCAACCACAACCAATGCTAAAGTGCCTGAAATGAAAACCATTAATAATGGCTTCAAGATACTCTTCATTGATGCCGGACAAATTTTGTCAATTCCTGCTTCCAGATATTTCATCAGCCAAACCATTAAAAGAATTGGAATAACTGACGAAGAATATGTAGCTAATGTGACTGGCAATCCCATTAAAGATACAGGTTTCCCTGCTGTAACCATTGCTGAAAAATTAGGATGAATCATTATACCTGCAACCGTTACGGCTAACATTGGTGAAACATTAAAATACTTAGCACTGGTGAACGCCAGCATAACCGGTAAAAAGTAGAATGGTGCATCTCCGAAGATATTTAAAAACGCATAGGTCGAACTTTTTTCACTCAGCCATCCCAAAAGCGGTAATAATATTAAGATGACTTTGATCATTCCGCCGCCGATTAAGGCAGGAATTAGCGGTGACATACAAGACGAAATAAAATTAGCAAACCGATTAAACCAGTTTTCTTTTTTCGCCCCCGGGTCCGTTGATGCTTGTTCATCTAAATTAGTCAATTTTTTCAATTCTTTATAGTACTCGGAAACATCATTTCCGATAATAATTTGGTATTGTCCTGACTGATGATTGATCCCAACAACCCCAGGAATTTGTTTTACTTCATCATCTTTAACTTTAGATTCATCTTTTAATCTAAATCTTAATCTTGTCATACAGTGAGTTAACGAACTAATATTGGAATCTTCCCCAACTGCCTTAAAGATTTCTTGTGCTGATTTTTTATAATCCATTTCTTCTCCTATCAACTAAAAAAACCTAAACAGAAATTCTGTTTAGGTCATGCTCTTTTGATAACACCCTAGTATAAATTTTTAACTAATCGATTAATGTGAACAGTCAAGTATAAAACTTCTGTATTATTAATCCGATAACGATATTTGTTACTAATAAACGCCTGAATTTTTTGAGCACAGCTATACGACTTAGCGTACTTCTGCTGGATAATTTCCAGCAATGCCTCATCTTCATCATCATAATGTTGCTTTAATAAACAACGCTGCGCAAAAAATTTTAAGTGAGTAACAAAGCGGTAATAACTTAAAGAATTTTCATCTAGTTCTGTGTGAAAATAATCTTTAACAATCTGTTCAACTTCCCGCACAATTTTAACAATATCATCAGCTAAATCATTACCTGATTCCGCATTAATAAAATGCAACGCAATAAAAGCTGCTTCATCATCAACTAACTTAATCCCTATATCCTTTTGAATAATCTGCAGAGCCTTTTGGCCAACTTCATATTCATCTGGATAAAGACGCGCAATATCCCATTTCAGAGAATTACGTAAAACTAAATTTTCATTGTGGCGTTCGATGGTCGAATGAATATGATCGGTTAGATCAACGTAAATTACTTCGCTTAATTTCTTACCCAACTTAATTTTGGCAAAATTAATAACTTTTTCGGAAACAGTGATTTCCGCTTCCGGAACTTTAATTACTAGATCAGTAAATCGATTAAAAGTATCAGGATCGTGAATTTCTAGCACTTTTTCAACTAGATTATCATCTACTTCTTCACCGATACTCTTTCTGTAACCGGTTCCAGCTCCTAAAACCAACACAATCTGATTGTGTGGCTTCTGGGCAATCACTGCATTATTATTCAATATTCTTTGAATTAGCATCATTTAGCCCATCATTTCAAAATATCCGGGCAGTCATGCTCAAAATAGATAACACCTGCTTAAGACGTATTTCACTATAACAAACCCTGAATGCGCTGTCAAATAGAGCTTTTCTTTTAATTAACGACGATTTCCTGGAAGATAAACGGAAATACTTTCTTTATCAAATCGATGATGAGTTTCTGAAAACTCAAACGGAATGTTGGATTCTAACGAAACAATTTGATTTACTTTTAGGACAGGATCATCAGATTTACATGATAAATACTTTTTGTCATCTTCAGTTGGTTTAGCTGCACTAATTCGACGATAAGCTGATCCGATTTTTTGCCGTAAAACCTCTTCAATATAAGCATAAACCGAACCTCCTAAAATTGTTTTATCAATTTTAGGAATAATATTAACTGGCATAATGGTGTATTCAAGTGCATAAGGATCATGATCTACGATTCTTAACCGCTTAATATCGTAAATTAGATCTCCAGTTTCGATTGTCAAAGCTGCAATTTCTTTTTCAGAAGGATAACGAATTTCAAAATTGATAACTTTACTTTCAACAAGGTGTTTATCTCCCAAGAGTTTGGTAGTTCCAATATATTGATCCACATCTGTTTCAAAATGGGAAAGTTCATTAGCCGTAGAGCGCACAAAAGTACCCGCTCCTCTTTGAGGATAAATTAAACCGATTTGAATTAAATGATCCAGCGCTTTACGGATGGTCACGCGGCTAGTGTTAAACTCTTTAGCCAAATCATTTTGTTTTGGAAAAAGGGATCCTGCTGGATAAGTCTCATTTTGAATCCGTTTCTTTAAAATATTTTCGATTTCGCGATATTTCAACATTTTTATAATCACTTTTAATTTAATTTACATCTATTATAAAAGAAATTTCGTTTGTTTTCTTTTAAATGTATTTACTTTTTATTATAAATGTATATTCTTTTATATGTAAATTGAACAAGGAGAAAATTATGACTGTTTTGAATCCAAATTTTTTTTGGGGGAATTCTACTTCCAGTATGCAAACTGAAGGAGCTTATAATGAAGGCGGAAAGGGGCCTTCCGTTTATGATAATCGTCCTGCTGAAAAAAATTCTTCAGATTGGAAAGTAGCAATTGACGAATATCATCGCTATCCAGAAGATATCTCGTTAATGAAAGACTTAGGAATGAACTTTTATCGTTTTCAAATTTCATGGAGTCGTGTCCAGCCAAAAGGTGAAGGGGAATTTAATCCTGAAGGGATCCAATTTTATCACGATCTAATAAACGAACTCTTGAAAAGTAAAATTCAGCCTATGATTTGTTTATATCACTTTGATATGCCGCTTTATCAAGCTGAGCACTACAACGGTTTTATTAACAAAGATGTTGTCGAACACTTTGTTGATTTCAGTAAAAAAATGGTCGAAGAATTTGGTAATCAAGTTAAATATTGGATCACGTTTAATGAACAGAATCTTTACAGCATTAATGAAGCCTTTAAATGCAGCGGTTATCTAAACGGAAAACAAACCATTCGCGATTTATACCAAATTCAACATAATATTGCTTTAGCACATGCAAAAGTTGCTAATTATATTCATGAAAATTACTCTGATTTGTTGATTGGGGGTATGCTGGCATTTCAAGAAGTTTACCCAGCTAGTCCTAATCCTCAAGATCTTGAAGCTGTTAGAAGATATAAAGAATTTACCAATTATAATCTTTTAAGAATTTTTACAAAGGGAAAATATTCTAATGAAGTTATCTCATTCATGAAACATCATCATTTAGATGACATTTTAGATTCACAAGATCTTGCGGAAATTTTCAAAATTCGCAGTGATTTTATCAGTTTTAGTTACTACAGCACCACTTGTCTTGACAGCACTAAAATCCCGATTGGAACAATTCCTAATGATTTTGCTAAAAAAGGTACCGTTCATAATCCTTATCTAGCTACCAATGAATGGCAATGGCAAATTGATCCTCAGGGTTTCTACAGCGTGTTAATGGATCTTTATAATCGCACTAATTTACCGATTTTTCCAATTGAAAACGGAATTGGAGTTCGTGAATCATGGGATGGTAAACACGAAATTAATGACCAATATCGAATCAATTATCATCGTCATCATTTGATGGCTTTAAAAAAAGCGGTCCAAGATGGCGCAAACATTATTGGTTATCTTGGTTGGGGGCTTGTTGATATTCCCAGCTCTCAGGGAAATATGGATAAAAGGTATGGCGTTATCTATGTCAATCGAACTAATCACGATCTTAAAGACTTAAAAAGGGTTCCTAAAGCTAGTTACCATTGGCTTAAAAAAGTAATAAACTCTAATGGTGAAGATTTAACATAGAAGAGAGAAATCAAATGAAATCATTAATCACAATTGACCTTGGCGGTACGTCTATTAAGTACGGATTATGGAACCAAAAATCTAAAAAATTAAGTCAACAAGGTCAAGTCGATACACCCAAAAAATTAACCGACTTTTATCAAATCATTGAAGATATTGTCAGTAAATTTTCTGACTCCAATGTTGAAGGAATTGGATTTAGTTTCCCCGGTGCAGTAAATTCAGAAAAAGGTGTTATTGAAGGAATCAGTGCGGTTCCTTATATTCACAATTTTCCAATTAAAAAAGAACTGGAGAAAAGATTTAAATTACCAATTTCCATGGCAAATGATGCTAATTGCGCTGCTATTGCTGAAATTACTGATGGCGCTGCCAAAGACGTTAAGAATGTTCTTTTTTTAGTAATTGGAACAGGTGTTGGCGGAGCTGCTGTGCTTAACCGCCATTTAATTATCGGTAATCATTTATATGGCGGAGAATTTGGAATGATGCTTGTTAAAGGTAAAGCTCTAAGCAGCGTGGGAACAGTAGTTAGCTTAGCTAGTAAATATAATAAATTAAGCCACACTAATCTGTCTGGCAAGGAAGTTCTTGATCTGGCTAAAAAGTCTGAACCAAGTGCTAAAAAGTTAGCAGATGAGATGTTTGAATGTCTTGCCCAAGGTATTTATAATTTACAATTTACTCTTGATCCTGAAAAATTTGTGATTGGCGGTGGCGTTTCAAAAAACTCCTACTTCTTTGATCAATTAAATTCAGCATTAAAAACATTGGTCAAAGAAATTAATTTGATCGATTACGTGCCTGCAGTAATTCCGGCTCATTTTTATAATGATGCTAATTTAATAGGGGCGGCAGAGAATTTTTATTTTAAATAAAAATTCAAATTAAAAAAGCACTTCACCATTCAGCAAAGTGCTTAACTCATCTTTTAGACAAAACCAACTAATCCTAAGACAATCGCTAATACCAAAACTCCTAATAAAATCCAGTTGACATTAACTTTTTTACTTAAAAGCCAATAACATCCAAGGGTTACTGCCAGCGGAACTAAACCTTTCCATAACTGATCGAGATAAGTTTGAATTAAAATTGGTTTTCCACCAGTGATTGGAATCGACAACTTGCTCTTAAAAGTTACCATTGTTGCAGTCATACAGCCTATCATCATTAAACCCAAGGTGGACGCTGCTTTGTTAAGAAGCTGCATGCTGCCGCTTTTATACATATCTGATATAAAAGTATCACCAAGAGTAAATCCCATATATGTAAGATAGTAACGAGTCAAGATCGCTGGGATGTTGTAGATTAATAAAAACAGAATTGGTCCGAAAATTGAACCTTGACTAGCCAAACTAATTCCAATACCAGCCGCAATTACTCTTAATACACCCCAGAAAATTGAATCTCCAATTCCTGATAAAGGTCCCATTAACGAGGTCTTTAAAGCCACAATTGATTCTGTATCAAAATTAGGATCTTCAGAATTTTTCTTTTCCATTGAAGCAACTAAACCCATCACAAATGTTCCAACATTTTGAGTGATATTATACCAAGTTGTATGGCGAGTTAATGCATCAGCCTGAGCTTTATCATTGTCTTTATAATATCTATCAATTGCCGGCAAAATGGAATACATAAATCCTGGAGCATGTGCCTTTGTCGCCCCTGCACGACTAGCAAAAACAGTAAATGAACGCCAAAAAATAGAATTTAACATTTTTCGGTCTTCAGTAGAAACATTCTTGGTTATTTTCATGAGAAAAAGTCCTCCTCTTCCTGATCTTCAGTACTAATATTAGTTTCAGTCGCTAATGTCCCTTGAGTATTTTGTTTATTTTCAAGATCCATAATTTGTTTATCCCGCTGCCACTGGATAACAACAATAATAATTCCAATTGCTGCAACAGCAATAGATGGAAGCTGCATATAAGCTGCTAAAACAAAACCTAAGAAATAGTAAGGAGAAAGTTTCTTACTCCAGAGCATCCGCATTAAAATTGCAAAACCAACTGCTGGTAATAATCCTCCTGCAGCTGATAAACCAGCCATTAAATTTTTAGGAATAGAATTTACTAAGTGTTGAACTGGTTTTGCCCCTGCTAAAACAGAAAAGAATGTTACCAAAGAAAAAACAAAATAATTTAAAAACCACATCCCAAAATGAGCCCAAACTAACCCTTTTTGGTTATTGGCGGCCGCTAATTTATCAATAATCGGAGCAAAAAGATTCATCACAACGTTTTTCATAAACATTGATATAAACGCTGCAAATACACCGATTGGAACGGCAATCGCCAAAGCAGCTTTTTGATTAACATTAAGCGTAATCGCAAATGTTGTAGCTAATACTGTAGCTGTAACTGGCTCTGCTGAAAGGGCTCCTCCAATATCAACTGCACCCATAAAAATAGCTTCAAGGGATGCACCCATCATTACGCCAGTTCTAACATCACCAAAAATTAAACCTGTGACTAAACCAACAACTAATGGACGCTCGATCATAGTCTGACCCCAAAGCCAATTGCCGCCAAAACAAATAAATACACTTAGTGCAGCTAAAATTGCTGTTTTTAACATTTCTCCCCCTCTAACTATTCAACGTTTTTTAATAAAGAACTAATTTCCGTTTTATTATTGCTCGGAACTACTTGATTAAAAACTGGAATACTTAGCTTAACCAATTCTTTTAAAGCTGTTAATTCTTCTTTATCAAGCATTAATGTCGAACTTAACTGCACTGACTGATCTGCATTTTCGGCAAATCTTCCAACGTTAGCAACATTGATTCCATCAATATCTTCAACATTTCGGGCAATCTTCAAGGCATCTTTAACGTTATTAGTCAAAGCAAACATTCTCATATCTTTGCCCTTTGGGTTATTAAAAACTTTAATAGCGTCATCAACTGTTCTAATTAATAACTTTTTACCCGTCGGCGTTGCCATTTTTAACGTCATTTTTACCGTTTCGTTATTAGCTGCATTATCATTTGCTACAACAATTCCTGGCGTATTGAGCTCTTTAGTCCATACTAAAGCCACTTGGCCGTGAATTAACCGATCATCAATTCTTAATTGTGCAATCATTTTCTATTCCCCCTTTTTTCTACGAAAAAAAATCATCATCTGATTCATCATCTGATTCTTGAATCTGAACTCTTTTAACTTGTGATTCTTTAATTAATTCATCCAGATGTTCACTGGTTAACTTTTCGCCATCCAACAACACTGATAATACTACTGCTAAATTAGCCT
Proteins encoded in this window:
- a CDS encoding beta-glucoside-specific PTS transporter subunit IIABC yields the protein MDYKKSAQEIFKAVGEDSNISSLTHCMTRLRFRLKDESKVKDDEVKQIPGVVGINHQSGQYQIIIGNDVSEYYKELKKLTNLDEQASTDPGAKKENWFNRFANFISSCMSPLIPALIGGGMIKVILILLPLLGWLSEKSSTYAFLNIFGDAPFYFLPVMLAFTSAKYFNVSPMLAVTVAGIMIHPNFSAMVTAGKPVSLMGLPVTLATYSSSVIPILLMVWLMKYLEAGIDKICPASMKSILKPLLMVFISGTLALVVVGPIGTYAGKLLSDIILFIQSKASWLAMPLMAAFMPLIVMTGMHWAFSPIFLAASVATPDSLILPAMLAANIAQGAASLAVAFKTKNKNTKQVATAASISALVAGVTEPSLYGITLKYKRPLYAAMVSGGITGLFMGIVNLKSYAFAVPSIVSLPQFVSKTNSSNLINAIIVLVASFIITFVLTLIFGFDDDPESASTPTVDSKKEALPTATTKIYAPLTGDLVNLTEVSDQTFSKKLLGDGVAIVPNNGKVVAPFDGEVVTVFPTKHAIGLKSDTGVELLIHIGLDTVNLEGKPFTSHIKDGDRVKKGQLLMDVDLEAIKKAGYEVTTPIVITNTGDFSEITLLDEKPVSDDIVLMYTIK
- the licT gene encoding BglG family transcription antiterminator LicT yields the protein MMLIQRILNNNAVIAQKPHNQIVLVLGAGTGYRKSIGEEVDDNLVEKVLEIHDPDTFNRFTDLVIKVPEAEITVSEKVINFAKIKLGKKLSEVIYVDLTDHIHSTIERHNENLVLRNSLKWDIARLYPDEYEVGQKALQIIQKDIGIKLVDDEAAFIALHFINAESGNDLADDIVKIVREVEQIVKDYFHTELDENSLSYYRFVTHLKFFAQRCLLKQHYDDEDEALLEIIQQKYAKSYSCAQKIQAFISNKYRYRINNTEVLYLTVHINRLVKNLY
- a CDS encoding GntR family transcriptional regulator, which produces MLKYREIENILKKRIQNETYPAGSLFPKQNDLAKEFNTSRVTIRKALDHLIQIGLIYPQRGAGTFVRSTANELSHFETDVDQYIGTTKLLGDKHLVESKVINFEIRYPSEKEIAALTIETGDLIYDIKRLRIVDHDPYALEYTIMPVNIIPKIDKTILGGSVYAYIEEVLRQKIGSAYRRISAAKPTEDDKKYLSCKSDDPVLKVNQIVSLESNIPFEFSETHHRFDKESISVYLPGNRR
- a CDS encoding glycoside hydrolase family 1 protein; protein product: MTVLNPNFFWGNSTSSMQTEGAYNEGGKGPSVYDNRPAEKNSSDWKVAIDEYHRYPEDISLMKDLGMNFYRFQISWSRVQPKGEGEFNPEGIQFYHDLINELLKSKIQPMICLYHFDMPLYQAEHYNGFINKDVVEHFVDFSKKMVEEFGNQVKYWITFNEQNLYSINEAFKCSGYLNGKQTIRDLYQIQHNIALAHAKVANYIHENYSDLLIGGMLAFQEVYPASPNPQDLEAVRRYKEFTNYNLLRIFTKGKYSNEVISFMKHHHLDDILDSQDLAEIFKIRSDFISFSYYSTTCLDSTKIPIGTIPNDFAKKGTVHNPYLATNEWQWQIDPQGFYSVLMDLYNRTNLPIFPIENGIGVRESWDGKHEINDQYRINYHRHHLMALKKAVQDGANIIGYLGWGLVDIPSSQGNMDKRYGVIYVNRTNHDLKDLKRVPKASYHWLKKVINSNGEDLT
- a CDS encoding ROK family protein; the protein is MKSLITIDLGGTSIKYGLWNQKSKKLSQQGQVDTPKKLTDFYQIIEDIVSKFSDSNVEGIGFSFPGAVNSEKGVIEGISAVPYIHNFPIKKELEKRFKLPISMANDANCAAIAEITDGAAKDVKNVLFLVIGTGVGGAAVLNRHLIIGNHLYGGEFGMMLVKGKALSSVGTVVSLASKYNKLSHTNLSGKEVLDLAKKSEPSAKKLADEMFECLAQGIYNLQFTLDPEKFVIGGGVSKNSYFFDQLNSALKTLVKEINLIDYVPAVIPAHFYNDANLIGAAENFYFK
- a CDS encoding PTS system mannose/fructose/sorbose family transporter subunit IID, translating into MKITKNVSTEDRKMLNSIFWRSFTVFASRAGATKAHAPGFMYSILPAIDRYYKDNDKAQADALTRHTTWYNITQNVGTFVMGLVASMEKKNSEDPNFDTESIVALKTSLMGPLSGIGDSIFWGVLRVIAAGIGISLASQGSIFGPILFLLIYNIPAILTRYYLTYMGFTLGDTFISDMYKSGSMQLLNKAASTLGLMMIGCMTATMVTFKSKLSIPITGGKPILIQTYLDQLWKGLVPLAVTLGCYWLLSKKVNVNWILLGVLVLAIVLGLVGFV
- a CDS encoding PTS mannose/fructose/sorbose/N-acetylgalactosamine transporter subunit IIC → MLKTAILAALSVFICFGGNWLWGQTMIERPLVVGLVTGLIFGDVRTGVMMGASLEAIFMGAVDIGGALSAEPVTATVLATTFAITLNVNQKAALAIAVPIGVFAAFISMFMKNVVMNLFAPIIDKLAAANNQKGLVWAHFGMWFLNYFVFSLVTFFSVLAGAKPVQHLVNSIPKNLMAGLSAAGGLLPAVGFAILMRMLWSKKLSPYYFLGFVLAAYMQLPSIAVAAIGIIIVVIQWQRDKQIMDLENKQNTQGTLATETNISTEDQEEEDFFS
- a CDS encoding PTS system mannose/fructose/N-acetylgalactosamine-transporter subunit IIB encodes the protein MIAQLRIDDRLIHGQVALVWTKELNTPGIVVANDNAANNETVKMTLKMATPTGKKLLIRTVDDAIKVFNNPKGKDMRMFALTNNVKDALKIARNVEDIDGINVANVGRFAENADQSVQLSSTLMLDKEELTALKELVKLSIPVFNQVVPSNNKTEISSLLKNVE